Proteins from a genomic interval of Paenibacillus sp. FSL R5-0623:
- a CDS encoding MFS transporter: MEHTVQKSFKKFLVVWFGQLISMIGIGLTAFSLGVYAFEKTNTATSVALITLFTFLPNILLRPIGGVLADRFDRRTMMIIGDLGSAAGLIFILSIMLTGDIQLWHIYVGVAFSSVFSALQSPAYKASATDLLDKDQFSKGSGLVQLAESSKFLFSPIIAGILLSITTIEVILVINILTFLVAILAVLVIRKSMKVEREDREGKNWITDIQEGWREVVTNKGVLLLVVIISLVTFYLGFLETLIGPMLLSFTDAKTLGTFQSVSAIGMLISSLCIGIFTITKRYASVLVMGLILCGLSFSLLGISTNIYFIIFAGFLFLSSLPFVNMSADVLVRNNIANDKQGRVWGIIGILSQLGFIIAYSLAGFLADHVFNPLLMEGGALASSVGQIIGTGPGRGIAFLFIIAGLFVILIAIITSRLKMIKSLEQSPDIAAPSDVGGLAHD; this comes from the coding sequence ATGGAACATACCGTTCAAAAATCATTTAAAAAGTTTCTGGTAGTATGGTTCGGTCAGCTCATCTCCATGATTGGGATTGGACTTACAGCCTTCTCCCTGGGGGTGTATGCCTTCGAAAAAACGAATACGGCAACAAGTGTTGCATTGATTACCTTATTCACGTTTCTGCCGAATATCCTGCTTCGACCTATTGGAGGGGTACTGGCAGACCGATTCGATCGTCGAACGATGATGATTATTGGCGACCTGGGGTCGGCAGCCGGTTTGATTTTCATTCTGTCCATTATGCTCACAGGTGATATCCAATTATGGCATATCTATGTGGGAGTGGCCTTTAGTTCGGTGTTTTCCGCGTTGCAGAGCCCGGCATATAAGGCCTCTGCTACGGACCTGCTGGATAAGGATCAATTCTCAAAAGGAAGCGGTCTTGTACAACTGGCTGAATCCTCGAAGTTCCTGTTTTCACCTATCATTGCGGGTATTCTGCTTAGTATAACAACCATTGAAGTCATTCTGGTTATTAATATTCTGACATTCCTGGTTGCCATTCTAGCTGTGCTGGTTATTCGGAAGAGCATGAAGGTGGAGCGAGAGGATCGAGAAGGGAAAAACTGGATCACCGATATTCAAGAGGGCTGGAGAGAGGTTGTAACCAACAAGGGAGTATTGTTGCTTGTGGTGATTATTTCTCTTGTCACCTTTTATCTGGGATTCCTGGAGACACTCATTGGTCCGATGCTTCTGTCATTCACGGATGCAAAGACACTTGGAACATTTCAGTCTGTTAGCGCTATCGGCATGCTGATTAGTAGCTTATGCATCGGCATATTTACGATAACAAAGAGATACGCAAGTGTGCTTGTGATGGGTCTGATTTTATGCGGTTTGTCCTTCTCGCTTCTGGGGATATCCACCAACATTTATTTTATTATCTTCGCAGGTTTTCTGTTCCTGTCATCGCTGCCGTTTGTCAATATGAGCGCAGATGTGCTGGTGCGAAACAATATCGCCAACGATAAGCAGGGCAGGGTATGGGGGATCATTGGTATTCTGTCACAACTCGGGTTTATTATCGCGTACAGTTTGGCTGGATTTCTGGCCGACCATGTGTTTAATCCGTTGCTGATGGAGGGGGGAGCACTGGCTTCGTCTGTTGGTCAAATTATTGGAACTGGGCCAGGCAGAGGTATTGCCTTTCTGTTTATCATCGCGGGTCTGTTTGTTATTCTGATTGCAATCATCACATCCCGCTTGAAAATGATCA